Sequence from the Gadus chalcogrammus isolate NIFS_2021 chromosome 21, NIFS_Gcha_1.0, whole genome shotgun sequence genome:
AAATGTATGGCAGTTTGTTAAAACTGCCATATATACAAACTTTCGTGATGTACAGCTGGTATTTAGCATAAATTATATTTGCCTGCTGGTCCATAATTTTTTATCCAATGTATGAACTAATTGACATACAAGACATAAGTACTTATTCTTTGTGTGTCACGTGAATAAGTGTTTGATAAGGGATAATGAGCAATGGTAAATAACAACGATACGCTGAAGAAATGCATAAACATTGGCTGTAAACTGTCTCGAAGCCATGCTCTATGCATGTTACTAACCCAGGATCGTCTAATGAACTGTATCAGGTCAAACACTGaaacccactgaaaacactgTACATCATGAGGTTTTGGGCTGCagttatatacatattttttattttatttatatttatacatgcaTGTATAGTTTTTTCAGCCTTATTTTTATTCTCCTAAAATCGATCGTGATCGTGAATGGGGAAACCAATCTGGAAGATGGCATGGGGCACAGCGATATTAACGTATCTGACAGTTTGTTTGCTGAACCAAAACTAGTTCAAATTGGCTTGAATGGGCCTTATTGTGTTACTACTGAAACACATTCGCATGGTGCTGGTATTTTCATGTCTTTGTATGTCATCAGAGGTTGCGACAACCTTGCTGCATATTTTTAGTCtgtactttatttgtattattatgaatggTTTGTTGGGTCTTACTAACTTATGTTAATGCTGTTCTATCATTTGTTGTGTTTAAAAGTTTTAACCTTGGCCTAGTTTCACATAATGCTATTCATTTGCGACTTCAAGTCTCTTTGTTTGTGTCGTAGTCTGATAATGAATGTGTAGGGTTTGGTTATCACAGTGACGGCTGTGAACAAATGAAAGTCATAGTCCTCACTATGCATTTTAACTTATGATGTATCATTTTGGGTGTTAGTGTTATTTTGATGGACCGGGCACTGCACGTACTGATCACGGTTTAGTCGGGATCAGCCCCTTCTGTGTATGTCTGAGATGTGTGTTTTGTCTGAAGATCTTGCAGTAAAACAgtcttgttttctttttaaccaAAAAGGCTGATTTGGTTTGCCTTCTAATGCAGTAATTATGAAGCACATTTGACTAATGATCTTCTTCCTCCTTTCTCCGTTATACTAACATACACAACCCACACTTTCTGGATTGGAGGATCTCTGATGTTAGAAAGGGATAAAGCTAAGGAGTTGTGTGGTACAAGGATGTGAAGGGTGGCATTCAGGCAGTAAGTTTCCATTTTGAATGTACCCGCaatgaccattgacctctaaaGGCTACAGGATTGGGATAAATCACAAATTACACAATTGCACAAGAAGGGGAAAAGGTGGAATGCAGGCAGTAAGTTTATATTATGAATGTACATGCAAAGACCATCTACTTGTTAAAGCTATGGGATAGGACGACGTTACAAGTACTTAAGATATCCTGAATGTATCGCTCTtatgaccccatggggtctggGATCTGCTGCTGCTTTGTCGTGGCGTTGGTCGATGTTTTGAAGACTTACTGGAAAGAAAAACTATGCAGCTATCGCAATGTCTTATCCGTGGAAAGACATTGGTGACCATGAACCACATGGTGAAAACAAAGAGTGAGTCGCCGAGGCAATAAGTCGCAGATGCAATATCTAATGTGTGTAATGTCGATGGAATGAGATGGCTGCTAGATTGGTTTAAAGTACCGGGATgtgtaaataaattaaaaatatatatgtgtctgtgtacatatacatagatattttTCAAtcgaaatgtttttttggaatgTTAGCATTACCATGGTTtttcaaaatatatttattcagTCCAGTTTTACTGTGGATGGATTTTATCAAGATAAACAGCTGAAatatattattacatatttttcTTACTTGTCTCTGAAACTGTTTGTGGAGATGGTACCCGATGTTGTGTACAGGTGGTTAAATAAACTCAAGGATCAGTATCAAGTGGCTTTTTCTTATTAGGCCTATTTTCTCTACTTTTGTTGACTTGGTACATTCATAATCCTTCTCTAGCCCTTAATAACTTGTTCAAATATAAATTGTATCATGAAATAGCTTCCTCATCTGGTCTGCAGTACCGTCGTGGGCATGGTCGTGGGgtaaacaataataacattTCTATCATGTTAGAATGTTTTTTAAGGTAGTATTGGAGTTGTATAATCACACAAAGCGTCCTAGGATTGTGCCTGGTGTTTTGCTGGGGAAAAGacacagggggcgctgtagagGATCAGTATTAACTTGAAATACAGAGTGGTACCTGTACAGCCATGGGCTGTGGTCAGTCAGACAATCCTTTTTGCATCGGAAAGTACCTAACTGACCCGAACTGACCGGACGTCTTAAAGTGGCAGCCATTATAAGACCTTCGAATTCTCTTCATGCTGAGGAAAGGTGCATTAATTCTTCCTCTTCCTACTCAACCGTCCTTTTACGAAAGGAAATGCGCTCAATCCCTCCCACAATTCCTTGGGACAGGAACTTTAAAAACGACGCACAATTCACAAtcctttgatttatttttaatgtatGTATTTTGGTGTATGATATATCAATCCCTCAATATTCTCAATGAAGATCCTCAATAATTTCCATGCATATACTGtggtagtctcgcaaagccagaccaaactacagcaagtagaaaaTATTGTGGCACtggcaacccggcccgggccaattaaggatatgcagagcacctgaggaacaggtggagaagtgcttctccactcattcggggctctcccagccctggagctcctgcaCGGAGAGACCAACTGCTGCTGTCCTCGTGGGTGACAGGATTCCACCCACGGGGGATAGCACCGTCGATTCCTCCCAgtttttttttcgttgttgtATTATTTTCAGTATGAGACTTGTTTGATTTTGGATTTAAACTGTCTTTTTGGCTTTTGCCCAGCGAAGTTGTGTCCTGTTTCGGGAGGTggtggttcgctcaccgtgccgggttaccataataatatatatatatatattttatgatatgtttatataaaaatatacattgtATAATTGTTTTGCTTATTATTTTGCGTGTGTTGCCTACGAAAAATGAACACAAAAGATTACCATGTGGGACATTACAATTGAAAGGAGTTTTAATGGGAAAACACAATTATTTGTTGAGTTTTGGGAGAGTAACCAAAGGTTgaaaaaatataacaaatatgCAAATATTGCAAAATAGGAAATAACTTTACTTATTAAATGGATCTACTCAATctataaataaaaatgcattCCACACCGTCGTTGAAATAATTTGCGTTGCTCTTTATTCAGCGATATGACGTACTAATATACTATGAGCATATTAGGGAAGAAACCCTGAACCTAACAAATAAGGAGAATATGTCGAGTCTGGGGTCAGAGAATGTTGGCCAATTCAGGAAGCCGTTACTGTGTTGACTACATCTTACCGAACACGAAAGAAACAGGACTCTGTCTCGGTAATAAAGCGTAGAAACAACATGTTTGGTGTTCCTCTTTGTTCCATCGGGCTGCTACTTATTGCCCTCATTCACACCGGTAAGGATATTGAACACAACTTTCTCTGTAATATTTTATCTAACTGGAGATATAATTTACAGTACTATGTGTTTTTAATATCTGTGACCCTTTGTCTGCATATCTTTACAGCTGTAACCAAAGACCACCTCGTGATGGGGGGAGTGGGTCACACAGTTAGCCTGCCATGTCTCTCGTCTTTGGAGGGATCCTGCTCAGACATACGATGGTTTCATGAGACAAAAAGTGGTGCAACCCTTATCGCTAGTATCTCCAGAAGAGAAGACGCAAACACTGGTAGATTTAACATTGTGTCTAATTGTTCCTTACACATCAACAACATCACCGAAGTGGATGTCGGAATATATTGGTGCAGTAAAGATCAGGATGACTTGCAATATCTGTCTCTTATCACTGGTGAGTAATGCCCATGGGCCTGTAGATTGTATGTTTACTTTGAATGTGCAGGGTAGCTAAAGGAACCAGAAAGGTGTCAGACCaagattttatttttctaatcAGTTCAGTTTTATAGTTCAAAGTGCTGCACACTGCCCAACAAACATCAACACCCAACTGTAGAAGGTATGCCTAAGTTAGGCGTCACCGATGGGACATGGTAACTAACCAAAAACTTAATCTGACCACCACCACGGGGTCCGACAGTATGAAGGTATATGTGGGGGTCTGTTTGGGTGGTGTGGAAGCACCATAACAAAGTAAGTTCTTAAATTCAAGTGTTAATAAAAGCAATGACGTGGCGGTCAAGTGTTGGTCTGTTAGTGAGATGTCTTCTGAAGCAGGGGTATGGGTCTTGAACCCACAGGGAGGAGTTGTGCTGCAGGTGTGTTGAAAGCTGTATTACTCGTTAACAATCTCAGACACATATTGCCCAAACTGCACCATgcaaaaaaaagcatttgatgTTTTGGGTTGTTTTGGTTCTTTCAGTTTCCTCCCAGCTGAGGTCTCGAATGTTCCCCGGAGCCAACGTTACCTTAAGCTGTAATCTGGTCACGTTCAAGGGGCCTGGTAGGTGTTTCAGCCCTCTGTATCAAGGTATGTCTCTCAAGTGGCAGGATGATAATCGACCGGACTACATCCTCGCCAAACAGAGGATCAGCAGATGTACTGTCCAGCTGAATGTCATCCTTCAGCCGGACAGCCGCTTCAGCTGCCTGGCTTTGGTCAACCGCCAGGTCAAGAACAGGGTGGAGTTCCCCGTCCGTATCCGAGGTGTGGAAAGAAtcatcagtctctctctgtcactcactcactcattcactcactcactctctcactcactcatagaTACACAATTTGGTGTAGTAAATACCATTGGCTCCTGTGTTTATGTCTTCACATGGATGATTTGTTCAATGTTTGATTTGTCTTCACACAGTTGAGGGAAGAGGCCTTCCCATGCCTTACTCAGAAAACGACGATCAAGGTCATGATGGGGGATCCAATGTAGCTGGTGAATTCAGTTTTtatttaaactaaactataatGTGGATACACACCAACAAGCAAACAGGCACTGAATAAAGCTTCTCTTTCTAATGTTTAGTTACTTCCTTTTTAAAAAATTTTTATTAGTACAATATTGTCAGTATTTCATATTGGTGGACCCTTATCCAAACTTTCTTACAATACCATGACTGCATACAATTGCCTAGATGGTTTATTTTAATACCATgatttaggcctacatttttagCCCACAATGTAGTTGAGGCAATACAATATATTTCAAATTTTAAGCACCAACAAAAGTAACAAGCCAATAGAGCCCAATGCATGAGTTCAGCAAGACGGTTGTTGACTGTCTATTATTTGGACAGACGGGGACGGTGGCAACAGCGAGGTGATCGGCCGAGTCATCGCCGTGACAGTAGTGAGCTGTGCCATGacggtggtgctggttctgatCCTagcgaagaagaagaggaagccaAGTAGGTTACCTCAAGTTCCTGGATGCAGCGCAACAAACACATTGACATACGTAGAGCACATCAGGTTATGGCAACATGTAGTTTCATAGCTCTCAGACTCTAACACGCTATTTAAACTTCCATAGCTCACATGAATAGACGTTTTAGAATAGCACAACAGAGGTTCTCGGTTGTTAAATGATAAATGCAGACTCGAGGTTCTTGAGTTTCATATGGCTTCAATCGCCAAATCATTCAGGAGTCCGAAACATGGTTTGCGATATATTCAACCCTTTTAATACCCTTttacattcttttttttaaatttaatttcagATGACCAGCTTGTAGCACATCCAGAGACTCCCCTGGACGTTAATACTGTAATAAATACTGTGAGTACATATATACACTTCTAACATTGGTCGTCCTCATCCTTAAATGCAGTGatattttaatttattctacacTTTCTTAAACTTCTATTCTTCCAACTATAACCctctgtgtgggggtgtgggtgtgggtgtgagtgtgggtgtgggtgtggggggggggggttcatgtatgcatgtgcgaattcatgtgtgtgtgtttgtgttttaaggATGCGGCCGCCACTGCAGAGGATGTCACCCATGCTGACATAACGGTTGCAGGCGTTGCGGACAGgaagtgggagacagagagtgaagccCCTGTTTACACAAACATAGAACCGACCGCTCACAACAATGTTTGATTGGCATTACCTGGTAACCCAAAACGGCCAAAAGCAGATTACTCATACAACACCATCGACTACCCAGAGGGCCAATTGAGTCCATGTTTACATCTTATCCTACGTTTTTAAAACTGCATGTATGACGTGCTATGGTCCATGATCAGTCTTTACCACTATGATGTAACCCACTACATCACTTTTCAtctaaaataatttgttttaggATCTGGTTTTCCTTCAAACAACAGATAGCTCACAGGATTCATGTACTTTATTTTGTACTCTGGGTGTAGCATTTTTGAGTAGCATCCAGCTGCAGCCTGTGGTGTGGCAAAGGGCCTTTGCTTTTCAACGTCCATTTTTCTGTTAAATTTcaatgtttatgtttatataaaaatatacattgtATAATTGTTTTGCTTGTTATTTGCGTGTGTTGCCTACGAAATATGAACACAAAAGATTACCGTGTGGGACATTACAATTGAAAGAAGGAGTTTTAATGGGAAAAAACAATTATTTGTTAAGTTTTGGGAGAATAACCAAAGGTTgaaaaaatataacaaatatgCAAATATTGCAAAATAGGAAATAACTTTACTTATTCAATGGATCTACTCAATctataaataaaaatgcattCCACACCGTCATTGAGATACTTTCCGTTGCTCTTTATTCAGCGATATGACGTACTAATATACTATGAGCATGTTAGGGAAGTAACCCTGGGACCTAACAAATAAGGAGGTAATGCCAAGTCTGGGGTCAGAGAATGTTGGCAAATTCAGGAAGCTGTCTCTGTGTTGGCTAAGACTACATCTTACCGAACACGAAAGAAACAGGACTCTGTCTCGGTAATAAAGCGTAGAAACAACATGTTTGGTGTTTCTCTTTGTTCCATCGGGCTGCTACTTATTGCCCCCATTCACACCGGTAAGGATATTGAACACAACTTTCCTTGTAATATTTTATCTAACTGGAGATATAATATACAgtactgtgtgtttttaatatatGTGACCCTTTGTCTGCATATCTTTACAGCTGTAACCAAACACAACCTCGTGATGGGGGGAGTGGGTCACACAGTTAGCCTGCCCTGCGTCTCTCCTTTGGAGGGATCCTGCTCAGACATACGATGGTTTCATAACACAAAAAGTGGTACAACCCTTATCGCTAGTATCTCCAGAAGAGAAGACGCAAACACTGGTAGATTTAACATGTGAGTAATGCCCATGGGCCTGTAGATTGTATGTTTACTTTGAATGTGCAGGGTAAGTAGATGTCTTCTGAAGCGGTGGTATGGGTCTTGAACCCACAGGGAGGGATTGTGCTGCAGGTGTGTTGAAAGCTGTATTACTCGTTAACAATCTCAGACACATATTGCCCAAACTGCACCATgcaaaaaaaagcatttgatgTTTTGGGTTGTTTTGGTTCTTTCAGTTTCCTCCCAGCTGAGGTCTCGAATGTTCCCCGGAGCCAACGTTACCTTAAGCTGTAGTCTGGTCACGTTCGAGAGGCCTGGTTGGTGTTTCAGCCCTCTGTATCAAGGTATGTCTCTCAAGTGGCAGGATGATAATCGACCAAAACTACATCCTCGCCGAACAGAGGATCAGCAGATGTACTGTCCAGCTGAATGTCATCCTTCAGCCGGACAGCCGCTTCAGCTGCCTGGCTTTGGTCAACCGCCAGGTCCAGAACAGGGTGGAGTTCCCCGTCCGTATCAGAGGTGTGGAAAGAATCACcagtctctctctgccactcactcacactctcactcactcatagaTACACAATTTGGTGTAGTAAATACCATTGGCTCCTGTGTTTATGTCTTCACACGGATGATTTGTTCAATGTTTGATTTGTCTTCACACAGTTGAGGGAAGAGGCCTTCCCATGCCTTACTTAGAAAACGACGATCAAGGTCATGATGGGGGATCCAATGTAGCTGGTGAATTcagtttttatttaaacaaaactATAATATGGATACACACCAACAAGCAAACAGGCACTGAATAAAGCTTCTCTTTCTAATGTTTAGTATCttacttttttaattttttttattagtacaatattataaatacagtggtattttaatttattctacacTTTCTTAAACTTCTATTCTTCCAACTATAACCCTGTGCGGGTGTAGgtcatgtatgcatgtgcgaattcatgtgtgtatgtttgtgttttaaggATGCGGCCACCACTGGAGAGGGTGTCACCCATGCTGACATAATGGTTGCAGGCGATGCGGACAGgaagtgggagacagagagtgaagccACTGTTTACACAAACATAGAACCGACCGCTCACAACAATGTTTGATTGGCATTACCTGGTAACCCAAAACGGCCAAAAGCAGATTACTCATACAACACCATCGACTACCCAGAGGGCCAATTGAGTCCATGTTTACATCTTATCCTACGTTTTTAAAACTGCATGTATGACGTGCTATGGTCCATGATCAGTCTTTACCACTATGATGTAACCCACTACATCACTTTTCAtctaaaataatttgttttaggATTTGGTTTTCCTTCAAACAGATAGCTCACAGGATTCATGTACTTTATTTTGTACTCTGGGTGTAGCATTTTTGAGTAGCATCCAGCTGCAGCCTGTGGTGTGGCAAAGGGCCTTTGTTTTTCAACGTCCATTTTTCTGTTAAATTTcaatgtttatgtttatataaaaatatacattgtATAATTGTTTTGCTTGTTATTTGCGTGTGTTGCCTACGAAATATGAACACAAAAGATTACCGTGTGGGACATTACAATTGAAAGAAGGAGTTTTAATGGGAAAACACAATTATTTGTTAAGTTTTGGGAGAATAATCAAAGGTTgaaaaaatataacaaatatgCAAATATTGCAAAATAGGAAATAACTTTACTTATTAAATGGATCTACTCAAGctataaataaa
This genomic interval carries:
- the LOC130374647 gene encoding uncharacterized protein LOC130374647, with product MFGVPLCSIGLLLIALIHTAVTKDHLVMGGVGHTVSLPCLSSLEGSCSDIRWFHETKSGATLIASISRREDANTGRFNIVSNCSLHINNITEVDVGIYWCSKDQDDLQYLSLITVSSQLRSRMFPGANVTLSCNLVTFKGPGRCFSPLYQGMSLKWQDDNRPDYILAKQRISRCTVQLNVILQPDSRFSCLALVNRQVKNRVEFPVRIRVEGRGLPMPYSENDDQGHDGGSNVADGDGGNSEVIGRVIAVTVVSCAMTVVLVLILAKKKRKPNDQLVAHPETPLDVNTVINTDAAATAEDVTHADITVAGVADRKWETESEAPVYTNIEPTAHNNV